One region of Ictalurus furcatus strain D&B chromosome 17, Billie_1.0, whole genome shotgun sequence genomic DNA includes:
- the LOC128621719 gene encoding traf2 and NCK-interacting protein kinase-like, producing MAKDSPVSSLDQIDFCSLKDPEGIFELVQMVGSGSYGQVFKGVHVKSGQLTAIKVINTMRADQEELKSEMNLLKTQSHHRNIATFYGAFIKKGTPVLGDQLWLVMEFCGGGSVSDLIHSRNEKCVNEDWTAYISGEILKGLAHLHKYKIIHRDIKGQNVLLTQKADVKLVDFGVSAQLDNTLCKHTFIGTPHWMAPEVINCQENPDGAYSCKSDVWSLGITALEMAEGKPPLSDVHPLKAMLMVVQSEPLILNPGKWTQNFQSFIKGCLVKDHTQRPSANDLLQHAFISNIQKQIRGIRHEIEAHMKKQKEEKKQAEIRREVQRKEKDSVQAGSPPRHGGLGPQMPNQEDEECLRRKQRERDYIKSEMRRQFKILRHKQQQQQQHHHHHHHQQQQQQQQQQQQHSPGFYQQDLITDNLNFPHEHKIHPPSPNLHKSKVTYPSKVKRCYSAQPQKQHQHSRSPTSPIPVPQICVSPQDEITRKLRHKSPDSAKCNLRNYNSWNANSADEYKRRSTSHSPCRRGERDTCRDENGNSLRRGMLRMFSSQECLMNSGQIDLASSAPECSLQQMMGTRERRLYSASGGNLLGVPQHYLLPSMNYLEEKENNNRGRRYSSHNDMESIWPDAPQKMKHGIVNSVKALVRNMGLSPRASPRHSPASSRSASPSSNSPTPSSPYGSPFSPSVEWPDRFS from the exons atggcaAAGGATTCTCCCGTGTCCTCTCTGGATCAGATCGATTTCTGTTCTCTGAAG GACCCTGAGGGGATCTTCGAACTAGTGCAGATGGTGGGAAGCGGCTCATACGGGCAAGTGTTTAAG GGTGTACATGTTAAATCAGGACAGCTTACTGCTATTAAAGTCATCAATACGATGAGG GCGGATCAGGAGGAGCTGAAGTCTGAGATGAACCTGCTGAAGACGCAGTCGCACCATCGCAACATCGCAACCTTCTACGGAGCGTTCATCAAGAAAGGCACGCCTGTCCTGGGAGACCAgctgtgg ttggtgATGGAGTTCTGCGGCGGCGGTTCTGTCTCGGATCTGATTCACAGCAGGAATGAAAAGTGTGTAAATGAGGACTGGACGGCGTACATCAGTGGAGAAATCCTCAAG GGTCTGGCTCACCtccacaaatataaaatcaTCCACAGAGACATTAAAGGCCAAAACGTGCTGCTGACCCAAAAAGCTGACGTGAAACTGG tggacTTTGGTGTGAGTGCACAGTTGGACAACACCCTGTGTAAGCACACATTTATCGGGACTCCACACTGGATGGCGCCGGAAGTCATTAACTGTCAAGAAAATCCTGATGGTGCCTACAGCTGTAAG agtgaTGTGTGGTCGTTGGGCATCACAGCCCTCGAGATGGCAGAAGGAAAACCTC cTCTGAGCGATGTGCACCCCCTTAAGGCAATGCTCATGGTAGTGCAAAGTGAACCTCTGATACTAAATCCAGGCAAATG gacacAGAATTTCCAGTCATTTATCAAGGGGTGCCTGGTGAAGGATCACACACAGCGTCCGAGCGCCAATGACCTGCTGCAGCATGCATTCATTTCCAACATCCAAAAACAGATCCGCGGCATCCGGCATGAGATTGAAGCACACATGAAGAAGCAgaaag AAGAGAAGAAGCAAGCTGAAATAAGAAGAGAAGTTCAGCGCAAGGAGAAAGACAG TGTTCAGGCCGGGTCACCTCCGAGGCACGGTGGTCTGGGTCCACAGATGCCTAATCAGGaggatgag gAGTGTCTAAGGAGAAAGCAGCGAGAAAGAGATTATATCAAGTCTGAAATGCGGCGACAATTCAAAATACTAcgacacaaacaacaacaacaacaacaacatcatcatcatcatcatcatcagcagcagcagcagcagcagcagcagcagcagcagcactccCCAGGGTTTTATCAACAAGACCTGATCACTGATAATCTG aaCTTTCCACATGAACATAAGATTCATCCTCCCTCACCCAACCTGCACAAGAGTAAAGTCACTTATCCCTCAAAAGTCAAGCGCTGCTATTCTGCTCAGCCTCAGAAGCAGCATCAACACAGCAGATCTCCCACTAGCCCAATCCCCGTGCCTCAGATCTGCGTCTCACCGCAGGATGAAATTACCAGAAAACTGAGACACAAAAGCCCAGATTCAGCAAAGTGCAATTTGAGGAATTACAATTCATGGAACGCTAATTCGGCTGATGAATACAAACGTCGCTCGACTTCGCACTCGCCCTGCCGGAGAGGAGAACGAGACACCTGCAGGGATGAAAACGGGAACAGTCTGCGAAGAGGTATGCTGAGAATGTTCAGCAGTCAGGAGTGCTTGATGAACTCTGGACAAATCGATTTAGCTAGTTCCGCTCCTGAATGCTCACTTCAACAAATGATGGGCACTCGAGAGCGCCGCTTGTATTCCGCGTCTGGTGGAAACCTCCTTGGTGTTCCTCAGCACTATCTCCTTCCATCTATGAACTATTtggaggaaaaggaaaacaataaTAGAGGCAGGCGCTATTCTTCACATAATGATATGGAATCGATATGGCCTGATGCTCCACAGAAAATGAAACATGGTATTGTTAACTCCGTGAAGGCGCTTGTTAGAAACATGGGCCTTTCTCCTCGTGCATCACCACGTCATAGTCCAGCTTCTTCTAGATCTGCCTCTCCAAGCAGCAACAGCCCTACACCTTCCTCTCCCTACGGTTCCCCCTTTAGTCCGTCTGTAGAATGGCCTGATAGATTTAGTTAA
- the LOC128621652 gene encoding traf2 and NCK-interacting protein kinase-like, producing MAKDSPVSSLDQIDFCSLKDPEGIFELVQMVGSGSYGQVFKGVHVKSGQLTAIKVINTMRANQEELKSEMNLLKTQSHHRNIATFYGAFIKKGTPVLGDQLWLVMEFCGGGSVSDLIHSRNEKCVNEDWTAYISGEILKGLAHLHKYKIIHRDIKGQNVLLTQNADVKLVDFGVSAQLDNTLCKHTFIGTPHWMAPEVINCQENPDGAYSCKSDVWSLGITALEMAEGKPPLSDVHPLKAMLMVVQSEPLILNLGKWTQNFQSFIKGCLVKDHTQRPSANDLLQHAFISNIQKQIRGIRHEIEAHMKKQKEEKNQVEKRREAQPKDKDSVQAGSPPRHGGLGPQMPNQEDEESLRRKQQERDYIKSEMWRQYKILLHKHQKQQQHQQQQNSPGFYQQDLVITDNLALDKQNFHINHPHDHKVHPPSPNLPKSKVANPLPSKVKCCYSAQPQKQHQHSRSPSIPLPMPQICVSPQDEITRKLRHKSPDSAKCNLRNYNSGNADSAHESRSASHSPCRKGERDEDGNRLRKGMLTMFSSQECLVKFGRIDLASSAPECSLRQMMASRERRLYSASSGNLLGVPQHHLLPSMNYLEEKENNNRGRCYSSQNDMDSIWPDAPQKMKHGIVKLVKAVASNMGLSPRASPHHSPASSRSASPSSDSPTPSSPYGSPFSPSVEWPDRFS from the exons atggcaAAGGATTCTCCCGTGTCCTCTCTGGATCAGATCGATTTCTGTTCTCTGAAG GACCCTGAGGGGATCTTCGAACTAGTGCAGATGGTGGGAAGCGGCTCATACGGGCAAGTGTTTAAG GGTGTACATGTTAAATCAGGACAGCTTACTGCTATTAAAGTCATCAATACGATGAGG GCGAATCAGGAGGAGCTGAAGTCTGAGATGAACCTGCTGAAGACGCAGTCGCACCATCGCAACATCGCAACCTTCTACGGAGCGTTCATCAAGAAAGGCACGCCTGTCCTGGGAGACCAgctgtgg ttggtgATGGAGTTCTGCGGCGGCGGTTCTGTCTCGGATCTGATTCACAGCAGGAATGAAAAGTGTGTAAATGAGGACTGGACGGCGTACATCAGTGGAGAAATCCTCAAG GGTCTGGCTCACCtccacaaatataaaatcaTCCACAGAGACATTAAAGGCCAAAACGTGCTGCTGACCCAAAACGCTGACGTGAAACTGG tggacTTTGGTGTGAGTGCACAGTTGGACAACACCCTGTGTAAGCACACATTTATCGGGACTCCACACTGGATGGCGCCGGAAGTCATTAACTGTCAAGAAAATCCTGATGGTGCCTACAGCTGTAAG agtgaTGTGTGGTCGTTGGGCATCACAGCCCTCGAGATGGCAGAAGGAAAACCTC cTCTGAGCGATGTGCACCCCCTTAAGGCAATGCTCATGGTAGTGCAAAGTGAACCTCTGATACTAAATCTGGGCAAATG gacacAGAATTTCCAGTCATTTATCAAGGGGTGCCTGGTGAAGGATCACACACAGCGTCCGAGCGCCAATGACCTGCTGCAGCATGCATTCATTTCCAACATCCAAAAACAGATCCGCGGCATCCGGCATGAGATTGAAGCACACATGAAGAAGCAgaaag AAGAGAAAAATCAAGttgaaaaaagaagagaagctCAACCCAAGGACAAAGACAG TGTTCAGGCCGGGTCACCTCCGAGGCACGGTGGTCTGGGTCCACAGATGCCTAATCAGGaggatgag GAGAGTCTAAGGAGAAAGCAGCAAGAAAGAGATTACATTAAGTCTGAAATGTGGCGACAATACAAAATACTACTACACAAacatcaaaaacaacaacaacatcagcaACAGCAGAACTCCCCAGGGTTTTATCAACAAGACCTGGTCATCACTGATAATCTGGCTCTGGACAAACAG aactttCACATCAACCATCCACATGATCACAAGGTTCATCCTCCCTCACCCAACCTGCCGAAGAGTAAAGTCGCTAATCCCTTGCCCTCAAAAGTCAAGTGCTGCTATTCTGCTCAGCCTCAGAAGCAGCATCAACACAGCAGATCTCCCTCTATCCCACTCCCCATGCCTCAGATCTGCGTCTCACCACAGGATGAAATTACCAGAAAACTGAGACACAAAAGCCCAGATTCAGCAAAGTGCAATTTGAGGAATTACAATTCAGGGAACGCTGATTCGGCTCATGAAAGTCGCTCGGCCTCGCACTCGCCCTGCCGGAAAGGAGAACGAGATGAAGATGGGAACCGCCTGCGAAAAGGTATGCTGACAATGTTCAGCAGTCAGGAGTGCTTGGTGAAATTTGGACGAATCGATTTAGCTAGTTCCGCTCCTGAATGCTCACTTAGACAAATGATGGCCTCTCGAGAGCGCCGCTTGTATTCCGCGTCTAGTGGAAACCTCCTTGGTGTTCCTCAGCACCATCTCCTTCCATCTATGAACTATTtggaggaaaaggaaaacaataaTAGAGGCAGGTGCTATTCTTCACAAAATGATATGGACTCGATATGGCCTGATGCTCCACAGAAAATGAAACATGGTATTGTTAAATTAGTGAAAGCGGTTGCTAGCAACATGGGCCTTTCTCCTCGTGCATCACCACATCATAGTCCAGCTTCTTCTAGATCTGCCTCTCCAAGCAGCGACAGCCCTACACCTTCGTCTCCCTACGGTTCCCCCTTTAGTCCGTCTGTAGAATGGCCTGATAGATTTAGTTAA